The Aquila chrysaetos chrysaetos unplaced genomic scaffold, bAquChr1.4, whole genome shotgun sequence genome contains a region encoding:
- the SLC43A3 gene encoding solute carrier family 43 member 3 isoform X4 — protein MAGGGAGVAKRLGTLLSGLLECGAFCGIIFGWASLVFVLKDLGYFKDLCQPTATPSPNRTLLPDCSWQDEQFSLVFTIGSFMNNFVTFPMGFIFDRFGTTVARLIAISLYTGGTLLVAFSTPELAVLLFPAMSMLSVGGILLLLTNMQVGNLFGKYRSIIITLYNGAFDSSSAIFLIIKVLYEHGLSLRAMFLFMAACSAWHLLRTLFLMPRTHIPYPLPPAYDYGLRCPGRSQSYRTYEEKRPPGEAGPEETPLEPSAPRGPVCARGSSPGTWPGSPSCSCATTSSSAPSTPSSTTWPAETPTWLCGVLCAPWNGLILDRHKRGKTPRPEGAVGALADLRASVLSLVVTVTLCVLFSVCAAVPMLPVQFATFVLQVLSRSFLYGGNAAFLAIAFPPQHFGKLYGLAMALSALVALLQYPCVALVRGPLGGDPFYMNLGLIAVVLVAFVSPMVVACECRRRAKELGAAGTPLTAPPGAETPAEMPQ, from the exons ATGGCGGGGGGTGGCGCGGGGGTGGCCAAGCGCCTGGGGACCCTCCTCTCGGGGCTGCTGGAGTGCGGGGCCTTCTGCGGCATCATCTTTGGCTGGGCCTCCCTTGTCTTCGTCCTCAAGGACCTGGGCTACTTCAAGGACCTGTGCCAGCCCActgccacccccagccccaaccGGACCCTGCTGCCCG ACTGCAGCTGGCAGGATGAGCAGTTCTCCCTGGTCTTCACCATCGGCTCCTTCATGAACAACTTCGTGACTTTCCCCATGGGCTTCATCTTCGACCGCTTCGGCACCACCGTCGCCCGCCTCATCGCCAT CTCCCTCTACACTGGCGGGACCCTGCTCGTCGCCTTCTCCACCCCAG AACTGGCGGTGCTGCTCTTCCCGGCCATGTCGATGCTGTCGGTGGGcggcatcctcctcctcctcaccaaCATGCAG GTGGGCAACCTCTTTGGGAAGTACCGCTCCATCATCATCACCCTCTACAACGGAGCCTTTGACTCCTCGTCCGCCATCTTCCTCATCATCAAG GTGCTGTACGAGCACGGGCTGTCCCTGCGGGCCATGTTCCTCTTCATGGCGGCCTGCAGCGCCTGGCACCTGCTGCGCACCCTCTTCCTCATGCCCCGCACCCACATCCCCTACCCGCTGCCCCCTGCCTATGACTACGG GCTGCGGTGCCCAGGGCGGTCCCAGTCGTACCGCACCTATGAGGAGAAGCGGCCGCCGGGGGAGGCCGGCCCCGAGGAGACCCCCCTGGAGCCCAGCGCCCCCAGAG GGCCTGTGTGTGCTCGAGGGTCTTCGCCTGGCACGTGGCCTGGCTCTCCGTCATGCAGCTGCGCCACTACCTCTTCATCGGCACCCTCAACCCCCTCCTCGACCACCTGGCCCGCGGAGACTCCCACCTGG CTCTGCGGGGTGCTCTGTGCCCCATGGAACGGCCTCATCCTCGACCGACACAAGCGGGGCAAGACCCCCCGCCCCGAGG GAGCCGTCGGGGCACTGGCTGACCTGCGGGCGTCCGTGCTGTCACTGGTGGTGACAGTGACGCTGTGCGTGCTCTTCTCGGTCTGTGCGGCAGTGCCCATGCTGCCCGTCCAGTTCGCCACCTTCGTGCTGCAGGTGCTCAGCCGCTCCTTCCTCTACGGCGGCAATGCCGCCTTCCTGGCCATCGC GTTCCCCCCGCAGCACTTTGGGAAGCTGTACGGGCTGGCTATGGCGCTGTCGGCGCTGGTGGCCCTGCTGCAGTACCCCTGCGTCGCGCTGGTGCGCGGGCCGCTCGGCGGGGACCCCTTCTAT atgaACTTGGGGCTCATCGCCGTGGTGCTGGTGGCCTTCGTCAGTCCCATGGTGGTGGCCTGCGAGTGCCGGCGGCGAGccaaggagctgggagctgcaggcacCCCCCTCACAGCACCCCCAGGTGCCGAGACCCCCGCCGAGATGCCCCAATGA
- the LOC121233149 gene encoding bone marrow proteoglycan-like yields MAEEGRWFHYVVVTKARTYAGAQWHCREVLRGQLASVHSAARNQQLLNLARTYTHRRKFWIGAVTGRWGGKWGSHWEDASPWNYANWAPTYPHRLFTTCTTLSARDGLWRSKLCSQLHPFICQY; encoded by the exons ATGGCCGAGGAGGGCCGCTGGTTTCACTACGTGGTGGTGACCAAGGCCCGCACCTACGCTGGCGCCCAG TGGCACTGCCGGGAGGTCCTGCGGGGGCAGCTGGCCTCGGTGCACAGCGCCGCACGcaaccagcagctgctgaaccTGGCGCGCACCTACACCCACCGCCGCAAGTTCTGGATCGGGGCCGTCACCGGCCGCTGG GGGGGGAAGTGGGGGTCACATTGGGAGGACGCCAGCCCCTGGAACTATGCCAACTGGGCGCCCACCTACCCCCACCGCCTCTTCACCACCTGCACCACTCTCAGCGCCCGTG ATGGGCTCTGGAGAAGcaagctctgctcccagctgcacCCCTTCATCTGCCAGTACTGa
- the SLC43A3 gene encoding solute carrier family 43 member 3 isoform X5, which yields MAGGGAGVAKRLGTLLSGLLECGAFCGIIFGWASLVFVLKDLGYFKDLCQPTATPSPNRTLLPDCSWQDEQFSLVFTIGSFMNNFVTFPMGFIFDRFGTTVARLIAISLYTGGTLLVAFSTPELAVLLFPAMSMLSVGGILLLLTNMQVGNLFGKYRSIIITLYNGAFDSSSAIFLIIKVLYEHGLSLRAMFLFMAACSAWHLLRTLFLMPRTHIPYPLPPAYDYGLRCPGRSQSYRTYEEKRPPGEAGPEETPLEPSAPRGARGDGDPPGVSFRACVCSRVFAWHVAWLSVMQLRHYLFIGTLNPLLDHLARGDSHLVSTYTNAFAFTQLCGVLCAPWNGLILDRHKRGKTPRPEGAVGALADLRASVLSLVVTVTLCVLFSVCAAVPMLPVQFATFVLQVLSRSFLYGGNAAFLAIA from the exons ATGGCGGGGGGTGGCGCGGGGGTGGCCAAGCGCCTGGGGACCCTCCTCTCGGGGCTGCTGGAGTGCGGGGCCTTCTGCGGCATCATCTTTGGCTGGGCCTCCCTTGTCTTCGTCCTCAAGGACCTGGGCTACTTCAAGGACCTGTGCCAGCCCActgccacccccagccccaaccGGACCCTGCTGCCCG ACTGCAGCTGGCAGGATGAGCAGTTCTCCCTGGTCTTCACCATCGGCTCCTTCATGAACAACTTCGTGACTTTCCCCATGGGCTTCATCTTCGACCGCTTCGGCACCACCGTCGCCCGCCTCATCGCCAT CTCCCTCTACACTGGCGGGACCCTGCTCGTCGCCTTCTCCACCCCAG AACTGGCGGTGCTGCTCTTCCCGGCCATGTCGATGCTGTCGGTGGGcggcatcctcctcctcctcaccaaCATGCAG GTGGGCAACCTCTTTGGGAAGTACCGCTCCATCATCATCACCCTCTACAACGGAGCCTTTGACTCCTCGTCCGCCATCTTCCTCATCATCAAG GTGCTGTACGAGCACGGGCTGTCCCTGCGGGCCATGTTCCTCTTCATGGCGGCCTGCAGCGCCTGGCACCTGCTGCGCACCCTCTTCCTCATGCCCCGCACCCACATCCCCTACCCGCTGCCCCCTGCCTATGACTACGG GCTGCGGTGCCCAGGGCGGTCCCAGTCGTACCGCACCTATGAGGAGAAGCGGCCGCCGGGGGAGGCCGGCCCCGAGGAGACCCCCCTGGAGCCCAGCGCCCCCAGAGGTGCCAGAG GCgacggggacccccccggggtGTCCTTCAGGGCCTGTGTGTGCTCGAGGGTCTTCGCCTGGCACGTGGCCTGGCTCTCCGTCATGCAGCTGCGCCACTACCTCTTCATCGGCACCCTCAACCCCCTCCTCGACCACCTGGCCCGCGGAGACTCCCACCTGG TGAGCACCTACACCAACGCCTTTGCCTTCACCCAGCTCTGCGGGGTGCTCTGTGCCCCATGGAACGGCCTCATCCTCGACCGACACAAGCGGGGCAAGACCCCCCGCCCCGAGG GAGCCGTCGGGGCACTGGCTGACCTGCGGGCGTCCGTGCTGTCACTGGTGGTGACAGTGACGCTGTGCGTGCTCTTCTCGGTCTGTGCGGCAGTGCCCATGCTGCCCGTCCAGTTCGCCACCTTCGTGCTGCAGGTGCTCAGCCGCTCCTTCCTCTACGGCGGCAATGCCGCCTTCCTGGCCATCGC atga
- the SLC43A3 gene encoding solute carrier family 43 member 3 isoform X2: MAGGGAGVAKRLGTLLSGLLECGAFCGIIFGWASLVFVLKDLGYFKDLCQPTATPSPNRTLLPDCSWQDEQFSLVFTIGSFMNNFVTFPMGFIFDRFGTTVARLIAISLYTGGTLLVAFSTPELAVLLFPAMSMLSVGGILLLLTNMQVGNLFGKYRSIIITLYNGAFDSSSAIFLIIKVLYEHGLSLRAMFLFMAACSAWHLLRTLFLMPRTHIPYPLPPAYDYGLRCPGRSQSYRTYEEKRPPGEAGPEETPLEPSAPRGDGDPPGVSFRACVCSRVFAWHVAWLSVMQLRHYLFIGTLNPLLDHLARGDSHLVSTYTNAFAFTQLCGVLCAPWNGLILDRHKRGKTPRPEGAVGALADLRASVLSLVVTVTLCVLFSVCAAVPMLPVQFATFVLQVLSRSFLYGGNAAFLAIAFPPQHFGKLYGLAMALSALVALLQYPCVALVRGPLGGDPFYMNLGLIAVVLVAFVSPMVVACECRRRAKELGAAGTPLTAPPGAETPAEMPQ; this comes from the exons ATGGCGGGGGGTGGCGCGGGGGTGGCCAAGCGCCTGGGGACCCTCCTCTCGGGGCTGCTGGAGTGCGGGGCCTTCTGCGGCATCATCTTTGGCTGGGCCTCCCTTGTCTTCGTCCTCAAGGACCTGGGCTACTTCAAGGACCTGTGCCAGCCCActgccacccccagccccaaccGGACCCTGCTGCCCG ACTGCAGCTGGCAGGATGAGCAGTTCTCCCTGGTCTTCACCATCGGCTCCTTCATGAACAACTTCGTGACTTTCCCCATGGGCTTCATCTTCGACCGCTTCGGCACCACCGTCGCCCGCCTCATCGCCAT CTCCCTCTACACTGGCGGGACCCTGCTCGTCGCCTTCTCCACCCCAG AACTGGCGGTGCTGCTCTTCCCGGCCATGTCGATGCTGTCGGTGGGcggcatcctcctcctcctcaccaaCATGCAG GTGGGCAACCTCTTTGGGAAGTACCGCTCCATCATCATCACCCTCTACAACGGAGCCTTTGACTCCTCGTCCGCCATCTTCCTCATCATCAAG GTGCTGTACGAGCACGGGCTGTCCCTGCGGGCCATGTTCCTCTTCATGGCGGCCTGCAGCGCCTGGCACCTGCTGCGCACCCTCTTCCTCATGCCCCGCACCCACATCCCCTACCCGCTGCCCCCTGCCTATGACTACGG GCTGCGGTGCCCAGGGCGGTCCCAGTCGTACCGCACCTATGAGGAGAAGCGGCCGCCGGGGGAGGCCGGCCCCGAGGAGACCCCCCTGGAGCCCAGCGCCCCCAGAG GCgacggggacccccccggggtGTCCTTCAGGGCCTGTGTGTGCTCGAGGGTCTTCGCCTGGCACGTGGCCTGGCTCTCCGTCATGCAGCTGCGCCACTACCTCTTCATCGGCACCCTCAACCCCCTCCTCGACCACCTGGCCCGCGGAGACTCCCACCTGG TGAGCACCTACACCAACGCCTTTGCCTTCACCCAGCTCTGCGGGGTGCTCTGTGCCCCATGGAACGGCCTCATCCTCGACCGACACAAGCGGGGCAAGACCCCCCGCCCCGAGG GAGCCGTCGGGGCACTGGCTGACCTGCGGGCGTCCGTGCTGTCACTGGTGGTGACAGTGACGCTGTGCGTGCTCTTCTCGGTCTGTGCGGCAGTGCCCATGCTGCCCGTCCAGTTCGCCACCTTCGTGCTGCAGGTGCTCAGCCGCTCCTTCCTCTACGGCGGCAATGCCGCCTTCCTGGCCATCGC GTTCCCCCCGCAGCACTTTGGGAAGCTGTACGGGCTGGCTATGGCGCTGTCGGCGCTGGTGGCCCTGCTGCAGTACCCCTGCGTCGCGCTGGTGCGCGGGCCGCTCGGCGGGGACCCCTTCTAT atgaACTTGGGGCTCATCGCCGTGGTGCTGGTGGCCTTCGTCAGTCCCATGGTGGTGGCCTGCGAGTGCCGGCGGCGAGccaaggagctgggagctgcaggcacCCCCCTCACAGCACCCCCAGGTGCCGAGACCCCCGCCGAGATGCCCCAATGA
- the SLC43A3 gene encoding solute carrier family 43 member 3 isoform X1 translates to MAGGGAGVAKRLGTLLSGLLECGAFCGIIFGWASLVFVLKDLGYFKDLCQPTATPSPNRTLLPDCSWQDEQFSLVFTIGSFMNNFVTFPMGFIFDRFGTTVARLIAISLYTGGTLLVAFSTPELAVLLFPAMSMLSVGGILLLLTNMQVGNLFGKYRSIIITLYNGAFDSSSAIFLIIKVLYEHGLSLRAMFLFMAACSAWHLLRTLFLMPRTHIPYPLPPAYDYGLRCPGRSQSYRTYEEKRPPGEAGPEETPLEPSAPRGARGDGDPPGVSFRACVCSRVFAWHVAWLSVMQLRHYLFIGTLNPLLDHLARGDSHLVSTYTNAFAFTQLCGVLCAPWNGLILDRHKRGKTPRPEGAVGALADLRASVLSLVVTVTLCVLFSVCAAVPMLPVQFATFVLQVLSRSFLYGGNAAFLAIAFPPQHFGKLYGLAMALSALVALLQYPCVALVRGPLGGDPFYMNLGLIAVVLVAFVSPMVVACECRRRAKELGAAGTPLTAPPGAETPAEMPQ, encoded by the exons ATGGCGGGGGGTGGCGCGGGGGTGGCCAAGCGCCTGGGGACCCTCCTCTCGGGGCTGCTGGAGTGCGGGGCCTTCTGCGGCATCATCTTTGGCTGGGCCTCCCTTGTCTTCGTCCTCAAGGACCTGGGCTACTTCAAGGACCTGTGCCAGCCCActgccacccccagccccaaccGGACCCTGCTGCCCG ACTGCAGCTGGCAGGATGAGCAGTTCTCCCTGGTCTTCACCATCGGCTCCTTCATGAACAACTTCGTGACTTTCCCCATGGGCTTCATCTTCGACCGCTTCGGCACCACCGTCGCCCGCCTCATCGCCAT CTCCCTCTACACTGGCGGGACCCTGCTCGTCGCCTTCTCCACCCCAG AACTGGCGGTGCTGCTCTTCCCGGCCATGTCGATGCTGTCGGTGGGcggcatcctcctcctcctcaccaaCATGCAG GTGGGCAACCTCTTTGGGAAGTACCGCTCCATCATCATCACCCTCTACAACGGAGCCTTTGACTCCTCGTCCGCCATCTTCCTCATCATCAAG GTGCTGTACGAGCACGGGCTGTCCCTGCGGGCCATGTTCCTCTTCATGGCGGCCTGCAGCGCCTGGCACCTGCTGCGCACCCTCTTCCTCATGCCCCGCACCCACATCCCCTACCCGCTGCCCCCTGCCTATGACTACGG GCTGCGGTGCCCAGGGCGGTCCCAGTCGTACCGCACCTATGAGGAGAAGCGGCCGCCGGGGGAGGCCGGCCCCGAGGAGACCCCCCTGGAGCCCAGCGCCCCCAGAGGTGCCAGAG GCgacggggacccccccggggtGTCCTTCAGGGCCTGTGTGTGCTCGAGGGTCTTCGCCTGGCACGTGGCCTGGCTCTCCGTCATGCAGCTGCGCCACTACCTCTTCATCGGCACCCTCAACCCCCTCCTCGACCACCTGGCCCGCGGAGACTCCCACCTGG TGAGCACCTACACCAACGCCTTTGCCTTCACCCAGCTCTGCGGGGTGCTCTGTGCCCCATGGAACGGCCTCATCCTCGACCGACACAAGCGGGGCAAGACCCCCCGCCCCGAGG GAGCCGTCGGGGCACTGGCTGACCTGCGGGCGTCCGTGCTGTCACTGGTGGTGACAGTGACGCTGTGCGTGCTCTTCTCGGTCTGTGCGGCAGTGCCCATGCTGCCCGTCCAGTTCGCCACCTTCGTGCTGCAGGTGCTCAGCCGCTCCTTCCTCTACGGCGGCAATGCCGCCTTCCTGGCCATCGC GTTCCCCCCGCAGCACTTTGGGAAGCTGTACGGGCTGGCTATGGCGCTGTCGGCGCTGGTGGCCCTGCTGCAGTACCCCTGCGTCGCGCTGGTGCGCGGGCCGCTCGGCGGGGACCCCTTCTAT atgaACTTGGGGCTCATCGCCGTGGTGCTGGTGGCCTTCGTCAGTCCCATGGTGGTGGCCTGCGAGTGCCGGCGGCGAGccaaggagctgggagctgcaggcacCCCCCTCACAGCACCCCCAGGTGCCGAGACCCCCGCCGAGATGCCCCAATGA
- the SLC43A3 gene encoding solute carrier family 43 member 3 isoform X3, with product MAGGGAGVAKRLGTLLSGLLECGAFCGIIFGWASLVFVLKDLGYFKDLCQPTATPSPNRTLLPDCSWQDEQFSLVFTIGSFMNNFVTFPMGFIFDRFGTTVARLIAISLYTGGTLLVAFSTPELAVLLFPAMSMLSVGGILLLLTNMQVGNLFGKYRSIIITLYNGAFDSSSAIFLIIKVLYEHGLSLRAMFLFMAACSAWHLLRTLFLMPRTHIPYPLPPAYDYGLRCPGRSQSYRTYEEKRPPGEAGPEETPLEPSAPRGARGPVCARGSSPGTWPGSPSCSCATTSSSAPSTPSSTTWPAETPTWLCGVLCAPWNGLILDRHKRGKTPRPEGAVGALADLRASVLSLVVTVTLCVLFSVCAAVPMLPVQFATFVLQVLSRSFLYGGNAAFLAIAFPPQHFGKLYGLAMALSALVALLQYPCVALVRGPLGGDPFYMNLGLIAVVLVAFVSPMVVACECRRRAKELGAAGTPLTAPPGAETPAEMPQ from the exons ATGGCGGGGGGTGGCGCGGGGGTGGCCAAGCGCCTGGGGACCCTCCTCTCGGGGCTGCTGGAGTGCGGGGCCTTCTGCGGCATCATCTTTGGCTGGGCCTCCCTTGTCTTCGTCCTCAAGGACCTGGGCTACTTCAAGGACCTGTGCCAGCCCActgccacccccagccccaaccGGACCCTGCTGCCCG ACTGCAGCTGGCAGGATGAGCAGTTCTCCCTGGTCTTCACCATCGGCTCCTTCATGAACAACTTCGTGACTTTCCCCATGGGCTTCATCTTCGACCGCTTCGGCACCACCGTCGCCCGCCTCATCGCCAT CTCCCTCTACACTGGCGGGACCCTGCTCGTCGCCTTCTCCACCCCAG AACTGGCGGTGCTGCTCTTCCCGGCCATGTCGATGCTGTCGGTGGGcggcatcctcctcctcctcaccaaCATGCAG GTGGGCAACCTCTTTGGGAAGTACCGCTCCATCATCATCACCCTCTACAACGGAGCCTTTGACTCCTCGTCCGCCATCTTCCTCATCATCAAG GTGCTGTACGAGCACGGGCTGTCCCTGCGGGCCATGTTCCTCTTCATGGCGGCCTGCAGCGCCTGGCACCTGCTGCGCACCCTCTTCCTCATGCCCCGCACCCACATCCCCTACCCGCTGCCCCCTGCCTATGACTACGG GCTGCGGTGCCCAGGGCGGTCCCAGTCGTACCGCACCTATGAGGAGAAGCGGCCGCCGGGGGAGGCCGGCCCCGAGGAGACCCCCCTGGAGCCCAGCGCCCCCAGAGGTGCCAGAG GGCCTGTGTGTGCTCGAGGGTCTTCGCCTGGCACGTGGCCTGGCTCTCCGTCATGCAGCTGCGCCACTACCTCTTCATCGGCACCCTCAACCCCCTCCTCGACCACCTGGCCCGCGGAGACTCCCACCTGG CTCTGCGGGGTGCTCTGTGCCCCATGGAACGGCCTCATCCTCGACCGACACAAGCGGGGCAAGACCCCCCGCCCCGAGG GAGCCGTCGGGGCACTGGCTGACCTGCGGGCGTCCGTGCTGTCACTGGTGGTGACAGTGACGCTGTGCGTGCTCTTCTCGGTCTGTGCGGCAGTGCCCATGCTGCCCGTCCAGTTCGCCACCTTCGTGCTGCAGGTGCTCAGCCGCTCCTTCCTCTACGGCGGCAATGCCGCCTTCCTGGCCATCGC GTTCCCCCCGCAGCACTTTGGGAAGCTGTACGGGCTGGCTATGGCGCTGTCGGCGCTGGTGGCCCTGCTGCAGTACCCCTGCGTCGCGCTGGTGCGCGGGCCGCTCGGCGGGGACCCCTTCTAT atgaACTTGGGGCTCATCGCCGTGGTGCTGGTGGCCTTCGTCAGTCCCATGGTGGTGGCCTGCGAGTGCCGGCGGCGAGccaaggagctgggagctgcaggcacCCCCCTCACAGCACCCCCAGGTGCCGAGACCCCCGCCGAGATGCCCCAATGA